From Ananas comosus cultivar F153 linkage group 8, ASM154086v1, whole genome shotgun sequence, one genomic window encodes:
- the LOC109714720 gene encoding uncharacterized protein LOC109714720, whose amino-acid sequence MALRSSSSPSWAVEMALQELQKLESEHPDRFDYLKRELKSLIAEPLFTSRDPTIPTLLPASSAATQVSSNRKRKFDGHMEEHGKIRKRVEGKKRECLGGSKCGVERAIQRAEACLKRIQQLKHSLFPF is encoded by the exons ATGGCGTTGCGTTCGTCCTCGTCACCGTCGTGGGCAGTGGAAATGGCACTGCAAGAGCTCCAGAAACTGGAGTCCGAGCACCCCGACCGCTTCGACTACCTCAAAAGGGAGCTCAAATCGCTCATTGCTGAGCCCCTCTTCACTTCCCGCGACCCCACCATCCCTACTCTTCTACCCGCTTCCTCCGCTGCCACCCAAG TTTCCTCCAATCGGAAGAGAAAGTTTGATGGCCACATGGAAGAACATGGGAAGATCCGGAAAAGAGTAGAAGGGAAAAAGCGAGAGTGTTTGGGTGGGTCGAAATGCGGGGTGGAGCGGGCCATTCAACGTGCCGAGGCATGCTTGAAGAGGATACAGCAGCTTAAGCACAGCCTTTTCCCGTTTTGA